The following coding sequences lie in one Mesorhizobium sp. INR15 genomic window:
- a CDS encoding GMC family oxidoreductase produces the protein MMVASSTFDFVIVGAGAAGCAVASGLIDRKAGSVLIVEAGPPDSGMLVTAPLGLVWLMGGKRDWKYRSAPQSALGGRRLKIPRGRMLGGSSSINSMVWFRGRRDDFDNWDVDGWRWSDVEPAFQAIEERMRPSRLADPHPLSEALQSVLGNNGTAPPTPEYESAGIFHFNMRRGRRWSAADAFLRPARAGGLEVLTDRQVDHIEFVDRKASAIVLSDGSTIRARKGIVLSAGSIGSPEILLRSGVGPADDLESACIRVVADADGVGRNLQDHPAVGIHYVGARSGYGPTVRQVPLWVAAPFRYLTSGTGPIGSPTVEAGAFFNARNDGGPPDIQVHFLPFMMGWRNRLIVPGSGYFSDVCVCRPRSRGSVRLTNRGLEIDLGLFTDPADLDLLVAGFRRLRQLMEEAPFGSYRGLEAFPGVDKVRSDEEIRQHVLDTAGTAYHPVGTLRMGEGPAPVTPRLAMKGVSGLWVADASVMPQLTSANTNAPSIMIGHRAAGMIAEDAG, from the coding sequence ATGATGGTTGCGTCATCGACCTTTGATTTCGTTATCGTCGGAGCAGGGGCCGCCGGTTGCGCCGTCGCGAGCGGATTGATCGATCGCAAAGCCGGATCGGTTCTGATCGTTGAGGCGGGTCCCCCAGATAGCGGGATGCTTGTAACGGCGCCACTGGGCCTCGTCTGGCTCATGGGCGGGAAGCGGGACTGGAAGTATCGCTCCGCTCCCCAGTCGGCTCTTGGGGGACGGCGGCTCAAGATCCCGCGCGGCCGGATGCTGGGCGGCTCTTCTTCGATAAACTCAATGGTTTGGTTCCGCGGGCGGCGTGACGATTTTGACAACTGGGACGTGGATGGTTGGCGCTGGTCGGACGTCGAGCCGGCGTTCCAGGCGATCGAAGAGCGAATGCGACCTAGCCGTTTAGCTGATCCGCATCCGCTCAGCGAAGCGCTTCAGTCAGTCCTTGGAAACAATGGAACCGCCCCCCCAACTCCGGAATATGAGAGCGCCGGGATCTTCCATTTCAACATGCGCCGAGGGCGGCGCTGGTCGGCCGCCGATGCGTTTTTGAGGCCTGCTCGGGCAGGGGGTCTGGAGGTTTTGACGGATCGGCAGGTTGATCATATTGAGTTCGTGGACCGCAAGGCAAGCGCCATCGTTCTTTCCGATGGTTCGACCATTCGTGCCAGAAAGGGGATTGTGCTATCTGCCGGTTCGATCGGATCGCCTGAAATTCTGCTGCGATCAGGCGTCGGTCCGGCAGACGATCTGGAGAGCGCTTGCATCAGGGTCGTGGCGGACGCCGACGGAGTCGGCAGGAACCTTCAAGATCACCCAGCCGTCGGCATTCACTATGTCGGCGCGCGCTCGGGCTATGGGCCTACCGTGCGTCAGGTTCCGCTTTGGGTTGCCGCACCTTTTCGATATCTTACGTCAGGCACCGGGCCGATCGGTTCCCCCACCGTTGAGGCCGGCGCCTTCTTCAATGCACGCAATGATGGTGGGCCGCCGGACATTCAAGTTCACTTCCTTCCCTTTATGATGGGGTGGCGCAACAGGCTAATCGTCCCGGGTTCGGGCTATTTTAGCGATGTGTGCGTCTGCCGCCCGCGCTCCCGCGGCTCCGTCCGGCTTACCAACCGTGGGCTTGAGATCGATCTCGGCCTGTTCACCGATCCTGCCGATCTTGATCTTCTGGTTGCTGGATTCAGGCGGCTGCGCCAATTGATGGAGGAGGCGCCGTTCGGTTCGTATCGCGGCCTCGAAGCCTTCCCGGGCGTCGATAAAGTGCGCTCAGACGAAGAAATTCGGCAACATGTTCTCGACACAGCGGGCACCGCGTATCATCCGGTCGGAACGTTGAGAATGGGCGAAGGGCCAGCACCAGTGACGCCTAGGCTAGCAATGAAGGGCGTCTCTGGTTTGTGGGTGGCCGACGCATCAGTGATGCCGCAACTCACGTCCGCCAACACCAACGCGCCGTCGATTATGATTGGCCACAGGGCTGCCGGAATGATTGCCGAGGATGCGGGCTAG
- a CDS encoding ABC transporter ATP-binding protein gives MASVSLKNITKRWGAFVGVNNVMLDIADREFIVFLGPSGCGKTTTMRMIAGLEEPSAGEIHIGERNVNNLEPKDRDVAMVFQSYGLYPNLSVYENIRFPLKVRKVDRSTHDARVRRAAEMVELGPLLDRLPRDLSGGQRQRVALARAIVRQPTVFLMDEPLSNLDAKLRVSTRAQIKNLQHELKVTTVYVTHDQIEAMTLADRVVVMNKGTFQQIGTPTEIYDRPANTFVAGFIGSPAMNLVDGDLSDGVFTAEHIRIGALPTEFRGPVTLGFRAEDATLGAPDSAQVKAPIYSVELLGDATMVTVRAAAAFVAVKTSKDFRAEIGDPAAFVIQPENCHLFDRTTGLRM, from the coding sequence ATGGCATCGGTTTCGCTCAAGAACATCACTAAGCGTTGGGGCGCATTCGTGGGCGTCAATAATGTGATGCTTGACATCGCCGACCGTGAATTCATCGTCTTTCTTGGACCTTCCGGCTGCGGCAAGACCACCACGATGCGGATGATCGCCGGACTTGAGGAACCCAGCGCTGGCGAGATCCACATCGGCGAGCGCAACGTGAACAATCTCGAGCCAAAGGATCGCGACGTAGCGATGGTGTTTCAGAGCTACGGACTTTATCCCAACCTCAGCGTTTACGAGAACATCCGCTTTCCGCTCAAGGTCCGTAAGGTCGATCGCTCGACGCATGACGCCCGCGTACGGCGCGCAGCCGAGATGGTGGAACTCGGCCCTCTACTCGACCGCCTGCCTCGCGACCTATCGGGAGGACAGCGCCAGCGTGTGGCTTTGGCGCGCGCCATCGTCCGGCAGCCGACCGTGTTCCTTATGGACGAGCCACTTTCCAACCTCGACGCCAAGCTGCGCGTCTCGACCCGCGCGCAGATCAAGAATCTGCAGCATGAGCTCAAGGTGACTACCGTCTACGTCACACACGATCAGATTGAGGCAATGACGCTCGCGGACCGTGTCGTGGTGATGAACAAAGGAACTTTTCAACAGATCGGCACGCCAACGGAAATCTATGACAGACCCGCGAACACTTTCGTGGCCGGCTTTATCGGCTCACCGGCCATGAACCTGGTCGACGGCGACCTGTCAGACGGCGTGTTCACTGCTGAACACATTCGCATCGGGGCGCTGCCCACCGAATTCCGCGGACCGGTGACGCTCGGCTTTCGGGCGGAAGACGCGACCCTTGGCGCACCTGACAGCGCTCAGGTGAAAGCGCCGATCTACAGCGTTGAATTGCTTGGCGACGCTACAATGGTGACGGTACGGGCTGCAGCCGCTTTCGTCGCCGTGAAGACATCCAAGGACTTTAGAGCCGAAATCGGCGATCCAGCGGCTTTCGTTATCCAGCCGGAGAATTGCCATCTGTTTGATCGGACAACCGGCCTGCGCATGTGA
- a CDS encoding ester cyclase gives MRGSRPEQSMLTKNNDQSKTAETRRVVETMVDGLNDHLIDSIGAFFAENFRWMGNAGCGTKIGLEEFQNNWQRPFQAAFSDKTCIDEARLFMGEWAAAFGRQEATHSGEFMGIAPTGRRVEIRYMDFWKVVEGKITDNWVMVDFPHVMAQLGVDAFGGHGWEAFDRGEKTPPRPETQGN, from the coding sequence ATGAGAGGCTCGCGTCCCGAGCAGTCGATGCTCACCAAGAACAACGATCAGTCGAAGACGGCAGAAACCAGGCGCGTCGTGGAAACGATGGTCGATGGCCTCAACGACCATCTCATCGACAGCATCGGCGCCTTCTTCGCCGAGAACTTCCGCTGGATGGGCAATGCCGGCTGCGGCACCAAGATTGGCCTCGAGGAATTCCAAAACAATTGGCAACGCCCGTTCCAGGCGGCATTCTCCGATAAGACCTGCATTGACGAAGCTCGTTTGTTCATGGGCGAATGGGCGGCGGCCTTTGGGCGGCAGGAGGCGACCCATTCAGGCGAGTTTATGGGAATCGCGCCGACAGGCCGTCGGGTCGAGATACGCTATATGGATTTCTGGAAAGTGGTCGAAGGCAAGATCACCGACAACTGGGTGATGGTGGATTTCCCGCATGTGATGGCACAACTCGGCGTGGATGCGTTTGGCGGCCATGGCTGGGAAGCGTTTGACAGAGGGGAAAAAACGCCGCCCCGCCCCGAAACCCAAGGAAATTGA
- the hisD gene encoding histidinol dehydrogenase yields MTTEYLKRGKPASERSEDDAKVRAVVETTLKDIEARGDAAVRELSEKFDSYSPPSFRLSDDDIAGLIAKVPGRDLDDIRFAQTQVRNFAQAQRDSIVDIEVETLPGVILGHKTIPIQSVGCYVPGGKFPMVASAHMSVATASVAKVPRIIASTPPFKGEPNPAVIAAMHLGGAHEIYVMGGIQAIGAMAIGTETIDPVHMLVGPGNAFVAEAKRQLFGRVGIDLLAGPTETMVIADDTVDGEICATDLLGQAEHGYNSPAILVTNSRKLALNTLCEIERLLTILPTANTAAKSWEDYGEVILCDSYGEMLAVADDIASEHVQVMTDRDDWFLEKMTSYGALFLGARTNVANGDKVIGTNHTLPTKKAGRYTGGLWVGKFLKTHSYQKITTDAAAVEIGAYCSRLCLLEGFVGHAEQANIRLRRFGGINVPYGKGAS; encoded by the coding sequence ATGACAACGGAGTATCTCAAGCGTGGAAAGCCGGCGTCCGAGCGATCTGAGGATGACGCCAAGGTCCGCGCCGTGGTCGAGACGACGCTCAAGGATATCGAGGCGCGTGGCGACGCCGCTGTGCGAGAACTGTCGGAGAAGTTCGACAGCTATTCCCCGCCATCCTTCCGCCTGTCGGACGATGACATTGCAGGACTGATCGCCAAGGTTCCCGGTCGCGACCTCGATGACATCCGTTTCGCGCAAACCCAGGTTCGCAATTTCGCACAGGCCCAGCGCGATTCGATAGTTGACATTGAGGTGGAAACTCTGCCGGGCGTAATTCTCGGTCACAAGACCATCCCGATACAGTCGGTCGGCTGCTATGTGCCTGGCGGAAAATTTCCCATGGTGGCATCGGCGCATATGTCGGTGGCGACGGCCAGCGTGGCCAAGGTACCGCGCATTATTGCGTCGACGCCGCCCTTCAAGGGCGAGCCTAACCCGGCGGTCATCGCCGCAATGCATCTTGGTGGCGCTCACGAAATCTATGTCATGGGCGGCATTCAGGCTATCGGCGCAATGGCCATCGGCACCGAAACCATAGATCCGGTACACATGCTTGTCGGTCCCGGCAATGCTTTCGTGGCCGAGGCAAAGCGCCAGCTCTTCGGCCGCGTCGGCATAGACCTGTTGGCCGGGCCGACCGAAACAATGGTCATTGCGGACGATACGGTCGATGGTGAAATCTGCGCGACCGATCTGCTTGGTCAGGCAGAGCACGGCTATAACTCGCCCGCCATCTTGGTGACCAATTCCCGCAAGCTGGCGCTGAACACGCTGTGCGAGATCGAGCGGCTGCTTACGATCCTTCCGACCGCCAATACCGCTGCGAAAAGCTGGGAAGACTACGGCGAGGTGATCCTCTGCGACAGCTATGGCGAGATGCTAGCTGTCGCCGACGACATCGCTTCCGAGCACGTGCAGGTGATGACCGATCGCGATGACTGGTTCCTGGAGAAGATGACCAGCTATGGCGCGCTGTTTCTCGGCGCGCGCACCAATGTTGCCAACGGCGACAAGGTGATCGGCACCAACCATACCCTGCCCACAAAAAAGGCAGGGCGTTACACAGGCGGATTGTGGGTAGGCAAATTCCTCAAAACCCACAGTTACCAGAAGATCACGACCGATGCGGCCGCAGTGGAAATCGGCGCCTACTGTTCGCGTCTTTGCCTGCTCGAGGGCTTCGTCGGGCACGCCGAGCAGGCCAATATTCGCCTACGCAGGTTTGGCGGCATCAACGTGCCCTATGGAAAAGGCGCATCGTAG
- a CDS encoding SDR family NAD(P)-dependent oxidoreductase translates to MIDLPRTPSFRLDGRRALVAGASSGIGLACAAALTDAGAEVVLAARNVEKLDAVVAAIARAGGRARSLALDVADVASTAQAVADSGPFDVLVNSAGIARHSAAADTTPDEFDAVAAVNIRGAYFLTQAVAKGLIAAAKPGSLINISSQMGHVGGVDRAVYCATKHAVEGFTKAMAIEWGSHRIRVNTICPTFIRTALTRATFENPERARWILDKIKLGRPGEVEDVIGAVVYLASDASALVTGTSMMIDGGWTAE, encoded by the coding sequence ATGATCGATCTTCCCCGCACGCCATCGTTCCGCCTCGACGGCCGCCGTGCGCTGGTCGCCGGCGCCTCCTCGGGCATTGGGCTGGCCTGCGCCGCAGCGCTGACGGACGCGGGTGCGGAGGTTGTTTTGGCAGCGCGAAACGTTGAGAAACTCGATGCTGTCGTGGCCGCGATTGCGCGTGCTGGGGGCAGGGCTCGCTCGTTGGCTTTGGATGTGGCGGATGTGGCGTCAACCGCGCAGGCGGTGGCTGATAGTGGACCTTTTGACGTGTTGGTCAATTCTGCAGGTATTGCGCGCCACTCCGCCGCTGCCGACACGACGCCCGATGAATTCGACGCGGTCGCTGCAGTCAACATTCGAGGCGCCTATTTTTTGACGCAGGCTGTGGCCAAGGGGTTGATTGCAGCCGCAAAGCCTGGGTCGTTGATCAATATTTCCAGCCAGATGGGTCATGTCGGCGGCGTCGACCGCGCGGTCTATTGCGCGACTAAGCATGCGGTCGAGGGCTTCACAAAGGCAATGGCGATCGAATGGGGTTCTCATAGGATAAGGGTCAATACGATCTGTCCGACTTTTATCCGAACAGCCTTAACCAGGGCTACTTTTGAAAACCCTGAAAGGGCGCGCTGGATTCTCGACAAGATCAAGTTGGGTCGCCCAGGCGAGGTCGAAGACGTGATTGGTGCTGTCGTCTACCTGGCTTCTGACGCCTCGGCGCTGGTGACGGGTACGTCGATGATGATCGATGGGGGCTGGACGGCGGAATGA
- a CDS encoding LacI family DNA-binding transcriptional regulator, whose protein sequence is MLKPKVTSQQVARVAGVSQSAVSRVFTPGASVSSKTAAKVKKAAEELGYRPNVLARSLITGKSRIIGLVVAYLENQFYPIALELLSRALQARGYHILVFMAPNSTDGVEPVIEELLDYQVDGIVTASVAMTNELTTRCDAAGIPVVMFNRGQKDARLSEVTSDNIAGGRKVADFLLAGGHKRIAHIAGWQGSSTGVDRAAGFLAGLAAAGVEAHSVIDGMYDRDAAAQATRRLFESECPPDAIFVGNDHMAFAVMDTLRFELGVRVSDDVSVVGYDDVPLAAWPAYDLTTLRQPVNRMVEATVEALLSRIEKGDIAPRKHRIAGPLIVRGSARKPVGYKS, encoded by the coding sequence ATGCTCAAACCAAAAGTGACGTCCCAGCAAGTGGCGCGGGTTGCCGGCGTCAGCCAATCGGCCGTTAGCCGGGTTTTTACGCCGGGAGCGTCGGTTTCATCGAAGACGGCTGCCAAGGTGAAGAAAGCTGCGGAGGAACTGGGCTATCGTCCTAACGTTCTGGCCCGGTCGCTAATCACGGGGAAAAGCAGGATCATCGGGCTCGTGGTTGCCTATCTGGAAAACCAGTTCTACCCGATCGCCTTGGAACTCCTGTCGCGCGCACTGCAGGCGAGGGGCTACCACATCCTCGTCTTCATGGCGCCCAACTCGACCGATGGTGTCGAGCCCGTGATCGAGGAACTGTTGGACTACCAGGTGGACGGCATCGTTACGGCTTCGGTCGCGATGACAAATGAACTGACGACCCGCTGCGATGCCGCCGGCATCCCGGTCGTGATGTTCAACCGCGGCCAAAAGGATGCCAGGCTGTCCGAGGTCACATCCGACAACATTGCCGGAGGGCGCAAAGTGGCAGACTTTCTGCTGGCTGGTGGGCACAAGCGGATCGCGCATATCGCCGGCTGGCAAGGGTCATCCACTGGCGTCGATCGCGCGGCGGGCTTTCTCGCCGGTCTGGCTGCGGCAGGGGTCGAGGCGCATTCAGTGATCGATGGAATGTATGACCGCGATGCCGCTGCGCAAGCCACGCGACGTCTGTTTGAGTCAGAGTGTCCACCAGACGCGATTTTCGTCGGCAACGATCACATGGCCTTTGCCGTCATGGATACTCTGCGTTTCGAGTTGGGCGTGCGCGTATCCGACGACGTCTCGGTCGTAGGCTATGATGACGTCCCGCTGGCGGCATGGCCAGCCTATGATCTGACGACGCTGCGCCAGCCCGTCAATCGCATGGTCGAAGCGACCGTCGAGGCGCTTCTGTCGCGAATTGAGAAAGGCGATATCGCGCCCCGTAAACATCGGATCGCCGGTCCGTTGATTGTTCGGGGGTCGGCCCGAAAACCTGTAGGATATAAGTCGTGA
- a CDS encoding cupin domain-containing protein, producing the protein MTPQEMEARIVRYGDLRPCKTAFIDAHTPGSDQKENFTIIGGGVSESADQHVHITETPGFNIGAAGQPPKCRNSLHSHSTAEVFFVLKGRWKFFWGRWGKAGEVVLEEGDIINIPTGIFRGFENIGVDYGMIMAILGGDDAGGGVIWAPQVIEDAKSHGLVLGANGKLYDTKKGQPLPDGVKPMPLLTDEELKAFPELAPAAVVRDYVARYWDLMALAAHEPAKVIGPKSLLRDRPGFEVELLTRGSIADTPYVLDRHEVLMVMHGHWRLTWEGGEKTLAPGDVCAVPPGLSHGLAPSMTGEASLYRVRNTDDKPGATWRA; encoded by the coding sequence ATGACCCCGCAAGAGATGGAAGCCCGCATTGTCCGATATGGCGATCTACGGCCCTGCAAGACAGCATTTATAGATGCGCACACACCAGGAAGCGACCAGAAGGAAAACTTCACAATCATTGGGGGCGGAGTCTCGGAAAGCGCCGACCAGCATGTCCACATCACTGAAACCCCTGGGTTCAACATTGGCGCGGCGGGCCAGCCTCCGAAATGTCGCAACTCGCTGCATTCGCACAGTACAGCGGAAGTGTTCTTCGTGCTGAAAGGCCGTTGGAAGTTCTTCTGGGGCCGGTGGGGCAAGGCGGGAGAGGTCGTTCTCGAGGAGGGCGACATCATCAACATTCCCACGGGCATCTTCCGTGGCTTTGAAAATATCGGCGTCGACTATGGGATGATCATGGCGATCCTTGGCGGTGACGATGCCGGCGGTGGGGTCATCTGGGCGCCTCAAGTGATCGAGGATGCGAAGTCTCACGGACTGGTGCTGGGCGCCAATGGCAAGCTTTACGATACAAAGAAAGGCCAGCCATTGCCTGATGGGGTCAAGCCCATGCCGTTGCTGACCGATGAGGAACTGAAAGCCTTTCCGGAATTGGCGCCCGCGGCGGTGGTGCGGGATTACGTTGCCCGCTACTGGGATCTGATGGCGCTGGCCGCGCACGAACCGGCCAAGGTGATCGGTCCTAAGTCTCTGCTGCGCGACCGCCCAGGTTTCGAAGTCGAATTGCTGACGCGCGGCTCGATCGCCGATACGCCCTATGTCCTCGATCGACATGAGGTGCTCATGGTCATGCATGGCCATTGGCGACTGACATGGGAAGGTGGCGAAAAGACTCTGGCGCCGGGCGATGTCTGTGCGGTGCCGCCTGGATTGTCACACGGTCTGGCCCCATCAATGACAGGAGAAGCAAGCCTCTACCGGGTGCGCAACACCGACGACAAGCCCGGTGCAACCTGGAGAGCTTGA
- a CDS encoding alpha/beta fold hydrolase — MIPLLLIPGMMCDARLFGPQIAGLSAQRNLILASIASHDTIAKLAAEILAHSPPRFALVGLSMGGIVAMEIIRQAPGRVERLALLDTNPLPELEAVRQRREPQIEKVRAGGLHVVMRDEMIPNYLTNGHEKQAIADLCMDMAVGLGSDVFIRQSRALQTRAGQEDVLRTVTVPSLILCGEEDALCPVERHIFMRDLIAGARLEVIEHAGHLPTLEKPEQTTAALSRWLEA; from the coding sequence ATGATCCCATTGCTGTTGATTCCCGGGATGATGTGCGATGCGCGTCTGTTTGGCCCGCAAATCGCTGGCCTGTCGGCTCAACGAAATCTGATCCTTGCCTCGATCGCGAGTCATGACACGATCGCGAAACTGGCTGCCGAAATCCTTGCCCATTCGCCGCCCCGCTTTGCCCTCGTGGGCCTGTCGATGGGAGGGATTGTCGCCATGGAGATCATCCGGCAGGCGCCGGGGCGGGTCGAGCGACTGGCCTTGCTGGACACTAATCCCTTGCCGGAACTGGAAGCGGTCAGACAGCGCCGTGAACCGCAAATTGAAAAGGTCAGGGCAGGGGGGCTTCATGTCGTGATGCGGGACGAGATGATCCCGAACTACCTTACCAACGGACATGAAAAGCAAGCAATAGCGGATCTCTGTATGGACATGGCCGTCGGTCTGGGGTCGGATGTCTTCATCCGCCAGTCACGCGCCCTTCAGACGCGGGCGGGTCAGGAAGATGTTCTGCGCACGGTGACGGTGCCTAGCTTGATACTTTGTGGCGAGGAGGATGCGCTGTGTCCGGTCGAGCGGCACATCTTTATGCGTGATCTGATTGCTGGCGCGCGGCTTGAGGTCATCGAACATGCCGGCCATCTGCCGACCCTCGAAAAACCGGAACAAACCACAGCGGCGTTGAGCCGGTGGTTGGAGGCATGA
- a CDS encoding NAD(P)/FAD-dependent oxidoreductase, whose translation MHGTRISDGVIVIGAGVAGLAATHALMQAGISVRLLEKERRVGEPWRRRHNDLHLNTHRSLSSLPGVNYPRGTPAFPDKSLVVDHLDLFSRRHGLPIEYGVRIEEIAFAGGHWTITTTMGTLTAAHVVIATGRDSTPHIPQWKDMADFGGRIIHSADFGDAGDYAHKKVMVVGAGNSGFDVLNHLAGIETSALWLSARHGPTLLPKRIFNIPVHLMSPIVARLPVGVADALLRTTQRIAFGDLTKFNLPPACTGGASRLARDYIAIASDDGAADAIKAGRIQVVPRIGQFTGDGVILTNGERIRPDIVIAATGYRTGLERMVGKLGVLDARGFPLFNGAGHSPSLPGLWFTGMRPSIRGCFANARLQARAIAAAIKAG comes from the coding sequence ATGCACGGAACCAGGATATCCGACGGAGTGATCGTGATAGGCGCGGGTGTGGCCGGTCTGGCCGCCACCCATGCCCTCATGCAGGCCGGCATATCCGTTCGGCTGCTGGAAAAGGAGCGGCGCGTCGGCGAGCCATGGCGGCGCCGGCACAATGACCTGCACCTCAACACGCACCGCTCGCTGTCGTCGCTGCCCGGTGTGAACTATCCGAGGGGAACACCGGCCTTTCCGGACAAGTCGTTGGTAGTCGACCATCTCGATCTGTTTAGTCGGCGCCACGGACTGCCGATCGAATATGGCGTCCGCATCGAGGAGATCGCCTTCGCCGGTGGCCACTGGACGATTACCACCACCATGGGAACGCTGACCGCAGCCCATGTCGTCATCGCCACCGGTCGCGACAGCACACCCCACATTCCGCAATGGAAAGACATGGCGGATTTTGGCGGCCGGATCATCCATTCGGCCGACTTCGGCGATGCTGGCGACTATGCGCACAAGAAGGTCATGGTGGTTGGCGCCGGCAATTCGGGTTTCGACGTGCTCAACCATCTGGCCGGCATCGAGACATCAGCCCTGTGGCTGTCGGCGCGGCACGGGCCGACGCTGCTGCCCAAGCGCATCTTCAACATCCCGGTTCACCTGATGTCACCCATCGTGGCGCGCCTGCCGGTCGGGGTCGCGGACGCCCTGCTGCGGACGACCCAGCGTATCGCCTTCGGTGACTTGACGAAGTTCAACCTGCCGCCCGCCTGCACGGGAGGCGCCAGCCGTTTGGCCCGCGACTATATCGCCATTGCGTCCGATGACGGCGCCGCCGACGCCATCAAGGCTGGAAGGATCCAGGTGGTGCCGCGGATCGGCCAATTCACCGGCGATGGCGTGATCCTCACCAATGGCGAACGGATCCGCCCCGACATCGTCATCGCCGCGACCGGCTACCGCACAGGGCTCGAACGGATGGTCGGCAAGCTTGGCGTCCTCGACGCAAGAGGGTTTCCGCTCTTCAACGGCGCTGGTCACTCCCCCAGCCTGCCCGGCCTGTGGTTCACCGGCATGCGGCCAAGCATTCGCGGCTGCTTCGCCAACGCGCGGCTGCAGGCCCGCGCCATCGCGGCGGCGATCAAGGCCGGCTGA
- a CDS encoding MucR family transcriptional regulator, translated as MSISDNGELIELTAEIVAAYVQNNPVPAAGLPDLIASVHMSMSRLGGPTEPPAEALIPAVNPKKSVFPDYIICLDDGKKFKSLKRHLRALGMTADEYRAKWGLPADYPMVAASYAATRSALAKASGLGRKATPEAKNAPAKRKAAKP; from the coding sequence TTGAGCATTAGCGATAATGGGGAACTTATCGAACTGACTGCCGAAATTGTTGCGGCGTACGTGCAAAACAATCCGGTTCCGGCGGCGGGCTTGCCCGATCTAATCGCCTCAGTGCATATGTCAATGTCGCGCCTTGGTGGGCCAACTGAGCCGCCAGCTGAAGCCCTAATTCCTGCGGTCAACCCGAAGAAGTCCGTGTTCCCCGACTATATCATCTGTCTGGACGACGGCAAAAAGTTCAAGTCGCTGAAGCGCCATCTCAGAGCGCTAGGAATGACGGCTGACGAATACCGCGCTAAATGGGGCCTGCCCGCCGACTATCCGATGGTCGCGGCAAGCTATGCTGCAACTCGGTCGGCGCTGGCAAAGGCTAGCGGTTTGGGCCGCAAGGCGACTCCCGAAGCTAAGAATGCGCCTGCGAAGCGCAAGGCAGCTAAGCCGTAG
- the ltrA gene encoding group II intron reverse transcriptase/maturase — translation MSLETPEKIRNLQRKLYRKAKAEPVFRFYVLYDKICREDMLRHAYALARANAGSPGVDGVTFAKIEAEGAERWLAGLREELVSKTYRPQPVRRVMIPKPGGGERPLGIPTIRDRVVQTAAKLVLEPIFEADFEDGAYGYRPRRSGTDAIKEVHRLVCRGYTDVVDADLSKYFDTIPHSNLLKSVARRIVDRHVLRLIKLWLKAPIEERDGDGKRHVSGGKSSTRGTPQGGVASPLLSVIYMNRFLKHWRLTGRGEAFRAHVISYADDFVILSRGHADEALAWTRSVMMKLGLTLNEAKTSLKDARTEPFDFLGYTFGPHRYRKDGHWYLGASPSKKSVQRIKTKIGDHLVNGNKEPWPVVCTRLVRLLWLWNTLAGLSSGRQPRL, via the coding sequence ATGAGCCTCGAAACACCCGAAAAGATCAGGAACCTGCAGAGGAAGCTGTATCGTAAGGCGAAGGCGGAGCCCGTTTTCCGCTTCTACGTGCTCTACGACAAGATCTGCCGTGAGGACATGCTGCGCCATGCCTATGCGCTGGCCCGCGCCAATGCGGGTTCGCCGGGCGTGGACGGCGTGACATTCGCGAAGATCGAGGCGGAAGGCGCGGAGAGGTGGCTGGCGGGCCTGCGCGAGGAACTTGTCTCGAAGACCTACCGGCCGCAGCCGGTGCGACGGGTGATGATCCCGAAGCCGGGGGGCGGCGAACGTCCGCTCGGCATCCCGACCATTCGGGACCGGGTTGTTCAGACCGCCGCCAAGCTGGTGCTGGAACCGATATTCGAGGCGGACTTCGAGGATGGTGCCTATGGCTATCGGCCCAGACGCAGTGGGACCGACGCAATCAAGGAAGTGCACCGGCTTGTCTGCCGGGGCTACACGGACGTGGTAGACGCCGATTTGTCGAAATACTTCGACACGATTCCGCATTCGAACCTCCTCAAATCGGTGGCCCGGCGCATTGTCGACCGGCACGTGCTGCGGCTGATCAAGCTGTGGCTGAAAGCGCCGATCGAAGAGCGGGACGGTGACGGGAAACGGCACGTGAGCGGTGGTAAGAGCAGCACGCGCGGCACGCCGCAAGGTGGGGTCGCAAGCCCGCTGCTCTCGGTCATCTACATGAACCGGTTCCTGAAACATTGGCGGCTCACCGGACGCGGCGAGGCGTTCCGTGCGCATGTCATCTCCTATGCCGATGACTTCGTCATCCTCAGCCGCGGGCACGCGGACGAGGCGCTGGCGTGGACACGTTCGGTGATGATGAAACTCGGGCTGACGCTGAACGAGGCGAAGACCTCGCTGAAGGATGCCCGCACGGAGCCTTTCGACTTCCTTGGCTATACGTTCGGACCTCACCGCTACCGGAAAGACGGCCATTGGTACTTGGGTGCGAGCCCATCCAAGAAGAGCGTGCAACGGATCAAAACGAAGATTGGCGATCACTTGGTAAACGGCAACAAAGAGCCGTGGCCCGTGGTCTGCACCCGGCTGGTCAGGCTACTTTGGCTATGGAACACGCTTGCCGGCCTATCGAGCGGTCGACAACCACGTCTATGA